AGAATCTATAGTTCTAATAGCGCGGAGTGTAAGCTCTTTTTACATGAAGGCGCATAATGGCTCAACTCCACTTAGTGTCTTAGTGCCTTGGTGGCTATTTCTGACAATATGTATTCGACTAACATGGGCCGCTTTAATAAGTACCAATCCAAAAGTGTTTGTGTGATTACGTTGTGACAATCTCGGCTTTGGGGGAGATATTCGGGTTAGAAAAGCGAAAAAAATATTCCCTCTATCTCATTGCCAGGGTTACTGATATAGCCGTTTATGGATTGACCTGAGGACGATGACTGTATTGAGAGCAGTGACTGTCAGGATCCATAGGAAATGGTGAAGTAGGTCAACACTCCACAATTGATTGAAGATTCCTCTGCTGAGTTCAACGCCATGGTAAAGCGGTGTGAACCAGGCTATGATCTGGATGATCTCAGGAAGTTGGGTCAGAGGAAAGAATATCCCGGAAAAAAGGAATAGGGGTGTGAGAAACAAGGTGAAGAAGTAATTGAACAGCTCGATCTCTTTGATGACGGATGTAAATAGCAAACCAATGGTAGCAAACAAAAATCCAATGATGAAAAGCAAAGGTATGATCAACAGAATTCCCCAGTGAAGCCCCATCCCGAATAAGAAAAGAATACTGAAGAAAGCACCACCATAGATTGTGCCGCGAGTAGCTCCCCATAGCAATTCACCCAGAGCCAGATCCTTGGGATTGACCGGTGTCGAAAGAATACCATCATAGATCCGGTCGAAATTCATTTTTACAAAAACATTATAGGTGGTTTCCAGGCTGGCACCCCACATGATGCTGGAAATGAGTAAGCCCGGGGCAATGTACTGGATGTAAGGTATGCCATCCATTTCATTAATGTAGGCTCCCAGCCCGATGCCCATACCCAAAAGATAGAGGAATGGTTCGAAGAAATTGGGCAGAATATTGAGTTTCCAGGTTCGTTTATAGACGGTGGCATTGCGTTGCCAGACCCGCCAGGCAGCTTTCAGGATCACTCTGGGAGTGGAGTGGTTCAATCGATGAGTTCCCGTCCAGTTAATTTCAGAAAGACATCTTCAAGGGAAGCCCGACGGCTTAATAATGTTTTTACCGGGATGTCCATGGCTTGGATCTGAGCATAGAGCCGATTGGCATCTTCAGTATAGAGTAGTAATCGGTCAGAAAGAGATTCGTGAAAATCAATTTGTTTGCTGGTGGCAGCCAGAATGGTTTCCCGACTGATAGTATCACCTCGAACTTCGACAACATGGGGTGAAACCTCTGATCTGATCAAGTCCCAGGGTGAGCCTTCAGTAATGATCTGACCCTGATCCATGACGGCCAGGTTATCACACAGTTGCTCTGCTTCATCCATGTAGTGGGTGGTGAGTAACAGAGTCACACCCTGCCCGATCAGTTCATGACATTTGGCCCAGACATGATGGCGGGCTTGCGGATCCAGACCGGTGGACGGTTC
This genomic stretch from Candidatus Neomarinimicrobiota bacterium harbors:
- a CDS encoding ABC transporter permease, giving the protein MNHSTPRVILKAAWRVWQRNATVYKRTWKLNILPNFFEPFLYLLGMGIGLGAYINEMDGIPYIQYIAPGLLISSIMWGASLETTYNVFVKMNFDRIYDGILSTPVNPKDLALGELLWGATRGTIYGGAFFSILFLFGMGLHWGILLIIPLLFIIGFLFATIGLLFTSVIKEIELFNYFFTLFLTPLFLFSGIFFPLTQLPEIIQIIAWFTPLYHGVELSRGIFNQLWSVDLLHHFLWILTVTALNTVIVLRSIHKRLYQ
- a CDS encoding ATP-binding cassette domain-containing protein, producing FLGPNGAGKTTVMRMIYCATPATSGQLLVNDLDVMSNMSAVKRGIGVVTQDDSLDYDLNVINNLLVYARYYDMPRERAIRRADELIEFFQLGEKRLVNVRTLSGGMKRRLQIARALINRPSVLILDEPSTGLDPQARHHVWAKCHELIGQGVTLLLTTHYMDEAEQLCDNLAVMDQGQIITEGSPWDLIRSEVSPHVVEVRGDTISRETILAATSKQIDFHESLSDRLLLYTEDANRLYAQIQAMDIPVKTLLSRRASLEDVFLKLTGRELID